From the Pseudomonadota bacterium genome, the window ACCGCGCGCTGACCGTGGCCCCCCGGGGGGCGCGACCTCTAGCTAGCCCGGATTTCTCACCACTGCCCCGGTCCGAATCCGAGCCCGGCGAGATCAGCCGGGCGATCGACGTCCGGGCGTACCGGCAGCTCCCAACAGCGCAGGGCCAGGGCGTTCATCCGGTTGCGCGTCATGTCGCCGACCTGCGCGGTCCCCCAGGGGATCCCGGTGAACAGCTCGGGGGCGATCCGCTTGAGGCCGATGAGGACGTAGCCGCCATCGGCAGCGGGCCCCAAGACCGCGTCGTAGCCCTCGCTGAGGGCACGCGCGGCGGCATCGAGGTCCTCCGCGGTCAGGGCTGGGCAGTCGCTCCCGATGAGCAGTGCCGAACGAGCGTGTTCCAGCGCCTTTGACAGTGCCCCTGCCATGCGGCTGCCGAGGTCGATACCCTGCTGCCGATGCAGTGAGACACCATAGCAGTCGCGGCAGGCCATAAAGAACGGGTGGTCCGCATCGGGCGCGCACCAGAGCTCGATGTGCTTGATCCGGGAAAACTTGGCTGTCTCGATGGCGCGTCGAACCAGGTGCACGTGCAGTGCACACGCGTGCTCGGCACCCAGATACGGGATGAGGCGGGTCTTGACCTGTCCCGGCACCGGGGCCTTGGCAAATAGGATGAGGGTGGAGTCCACGTGAACGGCCCCATGAGCGCGCTAGCCCGCCGCGGCGGCCGCGGCGTTGATGGTTCAACTTACCATGTCCCCGAGCAGGACTGAAACCGCCACAGCGCGTCGCGCCACCGGCCGAGCGCTGGCCACGGTCGCGCGGGACGGTTAGAATGGCGCGTTTCAGGGGCCGTAGCTCAGCTGGGAGAGCGTCGCGTTCGCAATGCGAAGGTCGGGGGTTCGATCCCCCCCGGCTCCACCAATAACTAATTCCGAGGCAATCCAACAGAATCCACAAACCCGGGTAACGGCGGGTTTTTTTAATGCCTGTACCGTGCACTGACGCCCACAACGTCCATTGACAGCCGACGGTAACTTACGATAGATTTGCCCGGTAACCGACCCACACGAAGGTAGGTTACCGTCATGCTCACCGACACCGCGACCCGCAACGCCAAGCCCCGCGAGCGGCCGTACAAGCTTGGCGACAGCCGGGGGCTGTACCTGCTCGTCACTCCCAGCGGGGGGAAGTGGTGGCGCTTCGACTACCGCTTCTGCGGTAAGCGCAAGAGCCTTTCTATGGGCACTTACCCCGACGTGGCGCTCAAGGAAGCCCGGGGCCGGCGGGACAGTGCCCGCGAGCACCTTGCCCACGGCGCCGATCCCGCCGAGGTCCGCAAGGCGCAGAAAGCTGCTCGGGTAGACCGCGACGCCGGAAGCTTCAAGGCCGTGGCGTCGGAGTGGTTCGCGAAGCACGGCGGCGGCCTGGGCAGCCGGGCATGCCGACAACATCATCGGGCGCCTGGAACGCGACATCTTCCCCTGGCTGGGCGGCCGGCCAGTGGGCAAGGTAACGGCGCCCGAACTGCTCGTCTGCCTTCGCCGTATCGAGGCGCGCGGTGCAATCGAGACCGCGCACCGTGCCTTCCAGAACTGCGGGCAGGTGTTTCGCTATGCCATGGCCACCGGTCGCGGCGAGCGCGACCCCGCCGCCGATCTGCGCGGGGCGCTGGCACCCGTGAAGGAAAGCCACTACGCGGCAATGACCGACCCCAAAGCCATGAGCGCCCTGCTACGCGCAATCGACGGGTACCGGGGTGACCTGCCGACCCGCTGCGCCTTACGGCTGGCGCCGCTTACGTTCGTTCGACCCGGCGAGCTGCGCCATGCGGAATGGAGCGAGTTCGACCTGGAGCGCGCGGAATGGAATATCACCGCAATCCGCATGAAAACCCGCGAGCCTCACCTGGTGCCGTTGTCACGCCAGGCGGTCGAGTGCCTGCGGGAACTGTATCGGGTGCAGATCCCCTTTTTTATTAGCTGTTTTCATGCAGTTAAGCAGCGGTCGCATAAGGCTCTGCGGGCACCGGTTTAGGCGCCAGGGTGAAGTGCTCACCGAGCGAGGCGATGTAGTTTTCGAAC encodes:
- a CDS encoding TIGR04282 family arsenosugar biosynthesis glycosyltransferase translates to MDSTLILFAKAPVPGQVKTRLIPYLGAEHACALHVHLVRRAIETAKFSRIKHIELWCAPDADHPFFMACRDCYGVSLHRQQGIDLGSRMAGALSKALEHARSALLIGSDCPALTAEDLDAAARALSEGYDAVLGPAADGGYVLIGLKRIAPELFTGIPWGTAQVGDMTRNRMNALALRCWELPVRPDVDRPADLAGLGFGPGQW